Below is a genomic region from Deltaproteobacteria bacterium.
GCCTCCGGGTACGAGGTCGCGTCGAGCGGGTCGTGGCCCGCGATCACGCCGAGCAGCAGCGCCGCGTCGGAGCAGGAGCGCGTGATCGGGCCGATCTGGTCCAGCGAGCTCGCGAAGGCGACCAGCCCGTAGCGCGAGACCCGGCCGTAGGTGGGCTTCAATCCGGTGACGCCGCAGAGCGCCGACGGCTGCCGGATCGAGCCGCCGGTATCGGAGCCGAGCGCGGCGGGCACCAGCCGCGCCGCGACGGCCGCCGCGCTTCCTCCCGACGAGCCGCCGGGAATCCGCGTGAGGTCCCAGGGGTTCTTCGTCTTCTGCCAGGCCGAGTTCTCGGTCGAGCCGCCCATCGCGAACTCGTCCATGTTGGTCGAGCCGATCACGACCAGCCCCGCATCGCGAAGCCGGGCGAGCACGGTCGCCTCGTAGGGCGCGCGGAATCCCGCGAGGATGCGCGAGCCGCAGGTGGTGTCGAACTCCGGCGACGCGAGGATGTCCTTCACCGCGACCGGCAGGCCGTGCAGCCGCGAGCGCGCGTGCCCCGCCGCGCGCGCTTCGTCGGCCGCGCGCGCCTGCGCGAGCGCCGCCTCGCCGCGCACGGCGACGAAGGCGCCGATCCGCGCGTCGAGCCGCTCGATCCGCGAGAGCGCCGCCGCGACGATCTCGCGGCACGAGACGTCGCCGCTGGCCACGTGCAGCGCGAGCTCGCCCAGTCCCGCCTTCCCGAGCTCGTTCACTCCAGCACCTTCGGCACGATCATCGCGCTCTCGTCGTGCTCCGGAGCGTTCCGGACCACCTCGGCGACCGGCAGCACTCGCCGCACCTCGTCGGCGCGCAGCGGCGTCTCGATCTCCAGCACGTGCGTCGTGGGCGCAACGCCGGTCGTGTCGAGCTCGCGAAGCGTCGCCACGTAGTCGAGGATCGCGTCCAGGTCGCGCTGCATCCGCGGCACCTCGTCTTCCCGAAGCCGCAGTCGCGCCAGGCGGGCGACGTAGAGCACCGTCTCGCGGGTGATGTTCATCTCCGAAGCGTAGCCGAGCCCCCGGCTCGAGTCCGCCGCTACGACGGGCCGGGACCCTCGGGACCCGATCCGTTGTCCAGGGGGTCGCGCAGGCGCGTGCGGCCGAGCTTGCCCACGCGCACCCGGTCCCAGGCCGCGCGGCCCGACAGCGCATTGGCGTGGGCGAATTTGATCGCCTGGCCTCGGGCGAAGGCGCGCGTGTCGGCGGGCGGCTCGCTTCGGGCGCGCAGCACCGCCTCGGGCTGCGAGAGTCGGCGCAGGCGGCCTCGGCGCTCGAGCCGTCTGGCGCCGCCGCGCGGGCCGAGCTCGTGGAAGCGCAGATCGATGCGCCGCGCGCGATACGCGCGATCGCGCAGGCGCAGGTCGGCCTCGCCGCGCGGGGTCCGGTCGCTCATGACCTCTTCGCCGCGCGAGCGCAGCGCTTCGCGGTCCGCCGCGTCGGGGACCTCCTCGAGCACGAGCCTTCGCTTCGCGAGCCAGTCGATCCGGTCGCTGAGCGAGTCGGGATCGCGCTCGAGCCCCTCCAGGGTCTCGCGCCACATCTCGAGCACCCGCGTCTTCCAGCCGGAGGGCGGCTCGGGATCGGCCTCGAGCCGTGCGCGCACGAAGCCGAGGATCCGCGCCTGGATCTGGAGCGCGGTCGCGCGCGAGCCGTCGGCCAGCTCGTAGGTCGCCAGTAGCTCGGAGTCGAGATTGATCGCCTGCAGCGCATCGAGCGGCCGCGCGAGCACCGGCCAGCCGTCCGGCGTGCCCGCTTCGATCAGCTCGAGCACCAGCGCCGTCGCGCCGACGCGCAGAACCTGCGCCCACTCCGACATGTTCGCGTCGCCGATCAGAAGATGCAGCCGCCGCCGCGCCCGAAGCGCCGACCAGGGCGAGAAGAACAGATCGCGCATCTCGTACAGCGGCCGCGCGTCGTCGTCGGGGAAGATGCGCGCCAGCGCCTTCAGGAACGGCGGCCGCTGCGCCAGCCTGAACAGCGGACCGCCGTCGAAGCCGAGCGAGCCAGCGCCGGTGTAGAGCGTGCGCGTGACCAGGAACGCGGTCAGGTCGCGGCGGATCGCGAGGAAGTGGAAGCGGTCGTACACCGCGGAGTGCAGGCGCATCAGCGGGTAGATCGGCGCGGCCAGGCTTTGGACGCGCTGCGCGAGCTCGCCCGGGTGCTGCTCTAGATCCCGCGCGATCCGCTCCATCCAGGCGAAGAGCCGCTGGCCCAGAGCCGGGCGCACCAGCCGCAGCAGCGCTCCCGCGCCGAGCAGCAGCGTGCCCGCGCCGAGCACGAAGGCGAGCAGGCCGATTCGCAGCGCGAGAAGCCACGCGACCACCGGCAGCGACACCAGCCAGAGCGCGATCCAGACCGGCACGAAGAGCGCGAGCCGAAGCGCGCCGAGCCGGTCCTCGACCCAGTAGCTCTCGTGGGAGCCGAGCGTGTTTCCCTGACTGTCGACGCTGTTCTTGCCCACGCGCGCCTCGCCGCGAACTCCGGCGAGCGCGAGCTGGCGATTCACGTCGTCGCAGAGCTCCTCGACCCGCTCGTCCTTCGCGCGCTCGTGCGCGAGGAGAGTGAACGGGTCGCGGCACTCGGGGCTGGCCATCTCGACCAGCCCGTTCTCGAAGTCCGCCGCGGTGGCCTCGTAGTGGAAGGTTCCGCCGTTCTCGAGGAAGCGGCCGCCCTTCTCGCGCAGCCAGGTGAAGCCGTGCGGGAGCGTGCGCGTGCGCGCGAGCAGCGCGGCCTCGAAGCGGCGGTACAGCTCCAGATTCGTCGGCCGGGACGGCTCCGAGCCGCGCGGATGGAAGATCAGCGCGTACTCCGTCTCGATCCCGAAGACCCGTTCTCTCATCGCGCGACTGACCCTAGCGCGAAGCGGCGCAGCAACGGAAGCTGTGCCCATGCCGGAGCTCCCCGAGGTCGAGGTCACGCGCCGCAAGCTCGCGCCCTCTCTCGTCGGCAGGCGGATCGCGAAGGTGCACACGACGCGCGCGAGCTACTTCTTCCTCACGCCGCCGGCGCGGCTCGCAAGAGAGCTCCCCGGCGCGAAGCTGGTCGGACTGGAGCGGATCGGGAAGTACCTGCTGGTCGGCCTGGACGACGGGCGGCGGCTGCTTCTGCACCTGGGCATGTCCGGTCAGCTCGTAACCGCAGGCGCAAGCTCGGTCCGTCTGCTCTCCGCCTCGAAGCGCGCGTCGCTCGCACCCGAAGAGCAGACGCGCTTCCGCCCCGACGCTCACACGCACCTTCGCCTCGAGTTCGACGACGGCGGCCCGGAGCTGCTCTTCCGCGACGTGCGCAAGTTCGGAAAGGTCCGGCTGCTGGAGAAGGGGGCCAGCGACCCGCGCCTCGATCGGCTCGGCGTGGACGCGCTGGACGTCACCGGCGCGCGGCTCTTCGAGGCGACACGGGGGCGTCGCGTGGCGGTGAAGAGCGTGCTGCTCGCGCAGGATGTGATCGCGGGCGTCGGCAACATCTACGCCGACGAGGCGCTCTTCGCGGCGGGAATCCGGCCGCGCCGTCCGGCGGGTCGACTCACCCGGATCGAGTGCGACGCGCTCGCGCGCGCGATTCGCAAGGTACTGCTGCGCTCGATCGAGACCGGCGGATCGTCGATCAGCGACTACCTCGCGCCCGATGGCGCGGACGGCGCCTATCAGGACGAGCGCCGCGTCTACGCCCGCGGCGGCGAGCCCTGCCTCGTCTGCGGCACCCCGATCCGGCGCGTCGTGATCTGCGCTCGGAGCAGCCATTACTGCCCACGCTGCCAGCGCTGACGTATGATCCCGCAATTGAAGCTGGTCGTGCACTACGCCGAGGTCGGGCTCAAGGGCCGCAATCGCCCGCGCTTCGAGAAGACGCTCTGTGAGAACCTGGTGCGCGCGCTGGCCCCTCTCGGGCGCGCCCGCGCGCGGCGGCTCTACGGGCGCATCCTGCTCGAGGCGCCGGAAGGGGCGGAGCTCGCGGCGATCGCCGCGCGGCTGGAGCGGGTCTTCGGCGTGGCGTACTTCAGTGTCGCCACGACCTTCGAGCCTACGCGCGAGGCGATCACGGCCGCAGTCGATGCGTACGTCGGGAGCCGCAGCTTCACGAGCTTCGGCGTGCGCGTGCGGCGCATCGACAAGGCGCTGCCGTTCCGCTCGAACGAGCTCGCGGGCGAGCTCGGCGCGCGCATCGCCGGGAAGACGGGCGCGCGCGTGGATCTGACGAGCCCCGAGCTCTGGGTGGACCTGCACCTGCTGCACGGCGAGGCGATCCTGCTGCACGAGCGCATCGCAGGCCCGGGCGGGCTGCCGGTCGGATGCTCGGGTCGCGCGCTCGCGCTGGTCTCGGGCGGGATCGATTCGCCGGTCGCCGCCTGGCTTCTCGCGAAGCGCGGTTGCCAGCTCTCCTTCGTTCACTTCCACAGCGCGCCCTGGACCAGCGACGCGTCGCAGCGGAAGGTGCGCGATGCGCTGACCCACCTGGCCGCCTGGACCGGCCCCGCGGATCTGTTCATGGTTCCGTTCGCGGAGCTGCAGCAGACGATCGTGCGGGACGCGCCCGCCGAGCCGCGCATCGTGCTCTACCGCCGATTCATGGTCCGGATCGCCGAAGCGATCGCCGAGCGCGTGGGGGCGCTGGCGCTGGTGACCGGAGACAGTGTCGGCCAGGTCTCGTCCCAGACTCTGGCGAACCTCGACACGATCAACCGGGCGGCTACCCTGCCGGTGCTCCGACCGCTCGTCGGGAGCGACAAGGGCGAGATCATCGACCTCGCCAAGCGGATCGGGACCTACGAGATCTCGATCGAGCCCGGCGAGGACTGCTGCAGCTTCCTGATGCCGCGGCAGCCCGCCACGTGGACAAGGCCCGGGCCGATCGAAGCGATCGAGCAGGGCCTGGACGTGAAGATGCTCGTCGAGGCGACACTGTCTCGCGTAGACCACGAGAGGATCGAGCCCAGCTGATGACAGACACCGGCGCCGACACGGCGCTCCCCGAAGAGTTGACCGGCTTCGAAACGTTCGCCCCGGAGATCCAGCGGGCGGTGGCCGAGATGGGGTGGCTCTCCCCGATGCCGGTCCAGCGGCGCGTGACCCCGGTCATGCGCCGGCGCAGGGATCTGATCGCGCAGGCGATGACCGGCAGCGGAAAGACCGGCGCCTTCGGTCTGCCCTCGCTCGAGATCATCGATCCGACGCTTCGCGCGCCGCAGGTGCTCGTGCTCGCGCCCACGCGCGAGCTCGCGCTGCAGATCGAGAACGAGATCAAGCAGATGGGCAAGTACCTCCAGCTGGAGACGGTCGCCGTCTATGGCGGCACCGCCTACGGGCCCCAGCTCGAGGCCTTCGGCCGCGGCGCGCAGATCGTCGTCGCGACCCCGGGCCGGCTCCTCGACCACCTCGGCTCCGGAAACCTGAAGCTCGACAAGCTTCGCGTGCTGGTCTTCGACGAGGCCGACGAGCTGCTCTCGCTCGGCTTCTGGCCCGACATGCGGGAGCTGCAGAAGTATCTGCCGAAGCAGCGCGTCACCGGCCTGTTCTCGGCCACGATGCCGCAGCGCGTGGTCTCGCTCGCGCGCGTGTTCCTGACCGAGCCCGAGTTCGTCTCGCTCACCTCGGGGGGAGTGCGCGCGCCCGAGGAGATCGAGCACTGGCATTTCATCGTCGCCGCGAACGAGAAGGAGAAGGCGCTGCTGCGCATCCTTCGCTACGAGGACCCCGACTCCGCGCTGATCTTCTGCAACACGCGCGACGACGTCCGCTTCGTCACGCGCTTCCTGCAGCGCAACGAGATCGACGCCGACATGATCCAGGGCGAGATGACGCAGGCCGCGCGCGAGGCCGTGATGAAGCGGATCAAGGCGGGCGAGCTGCGCGTGCTCGTCGCCACCGACGTCGCGGCGCGCGGCATCGACATCAGCGACCTGTCGCACGTGATCTCGTACACCTCGCCCGTCACGCCCGAGGTCTACACGCACCGCACCGGCCGCACCGGCCGTGCGGGGAAGTCGGGCACCGCGATCTCGCTGGTCTCGGGTCTCGACATCGGGAACTTCCGCTCGCTGCAGAAGGTGAACCGGATCGTGATTCCCGAGCGCAAGCTGCCGACCGAGGCCGAGGTCGCCAGGCGCGAGGCCGAGCGGCTCGGCGTCGACATCGAGCACCACCTTCGCGACATCCCGCTGGCCGACCGGCCCGCGCGCGAGGAGACGCATCTGGCCACCGTCGATGCGCTCGCGGTCACTCCCGAGGGACGGCGTCTGCTCTCGGCCGTTCTCTTCGAGTACCTCGAGCATCGTCACGTGGCGACGCCGGTGCATGAGGAGAAAGTCGAGGCTCCCGTCGAGGAGGATCGCGGGGAGCCGTCGCGCCCGCGCAGGCGCCGCCGCCGCGGTGGCGGCGGAGGCCGCAGCTCGCGCTAGCGTGTCTGTGCTCCGCGCGAGAGCGGCTGCGCTCCTCGTCGGTGCCGTGCTGGCCGGGTGCGCGGTCTTCCGGCCGGTCGATCGCGCGTCCGAGATCGCGCCGGCGCTGGCCGATCTGCGCCGCGCCGGATTCGAGTTCGCCCCCGACGTGCGCTTCGTCCACGATCCGGTCGCGGTCTGCGACGGGATCCGCTGCGCCGATCTGGTCGTCGTCTCGGAGCGGCGCACGATCCGGCTCGCGACGACCGCGTTCGCGAGCCGCTCGAAGCTCTGCGCGAGCCTGCTCGAGATCTGGCCGCGCTACACCATGCCGCGTCGCGCGGACGCGACCGCGCTCGCCCGCTCGGCGTGGCTCGTCGCCAGCGACGGCCCGCGCGCGGGCGTGAGCGACCCCGAGGTTCTCGGCGAGGCGCGCTTCGCCTACCGGCAGCTCTGGAGCCAGGTCTCGCCCGCGGAACGCGCGTCGCTGCCATCGCCCGAGTCGCTCCCGACGCCGGGGCGCTGAGCCCTCCGGAATCCGCCGCTCGGCCCTGGTGTATGCTCGCAGACCCACCGAAAGGAGGCCGCATGAAGAATCGCAGGCTGGGCAGGACAGGACTCACGGTCTCCGAGATCTGCATGGGCACGATGACCTTCGGCAGTCAGGCCGACGAGAAGGAGAGCCACGCGATCCTCGATCGCGCCGACGCTGCCGGCGTCGACTTCTACGACGTGGCCGAGATCTACCCGGTGCCGCCCGATCCGCGCTGGGCCGGCAGGAGCGAGGAGATCGTCGGCCGCTGGCTCGCGAAGCGCGGCCGTCGCCACGACGTCTTCATCGCGACCAAGATCGCGGGTCCGAGCGGCGGCTGGTTCCGCGCCGCGGTTCGCGGCGGTCGCACGTCGCTGGACCGGCACAACGTCGAGCAGGCGATCGACGCGAGCCTGACTCGTCTCGGCACCGACTACGTCGATCTCTACCAGACCCACTGGCCCGACCCGGATCTCCCCGCCGAAGCGGTGATGGAGGCGCTCGACCGCGCCGTGCAGGCGGGAAAGGTCCGCTACGTCGGCTGCAGCAACGAGAGCGCCTACGGGCTGACCAAGAGTCTCTGGGCGTCCGACCGCGCGGGCCTGGTCCGCTACGAGACGATCCAGAACAACTTCTCGCTCCTGAACCGCCGCTTCGAGGACGAGCTCGCCAACGTCTGCCGGCGCGAGAAGCTCGGCCTGCTCGCGTACAGCCCGCTCGCGGGCGGCGTGCTCTCGGGGAAGTACGCCGGCGGCGCGTTTCCCGACGGCGCGCGCTTCTCGGCCTACCGCAAGGACGCCGTGCGCGGCGCGGTCATGACGCGTCGATTCGTGAACGAGAAGACGCTCGCCTCGACAGAGCGCTTCGCGAAGATCGCGGCCGACGCGGGAATGCCGCTCGTTACGCTCGCGATTGCCTGGACGCTCGCGCACGACTTCGTCGGCGCGACGATCCTCGGCGCGACCCGCGTCGATCAGCTCGAGGACTCGCTCAAGGCCGCGGACGTGACGCTCTCCGCCGACGTGCTCGCGGCCTGCGACGCGGTGACCCGCGAGCTGCTGTACCCGATGGGCTGATTCCGGGGCTCGACGCGAGCAGCCGCTCGATCTTCTCCGGTGCGAGGACCGTGTAGATGCGCCGCACGCGGCCGGCGGGATCGAGCTCGCCGATCGTCACGAACGCCGGCGCGAAGCGGTCGGTGATCGGCTCGTCGTAGTAGCCGAGGATCGCCGGCGCGGAGTTCAGCCAGCGCACCTCGACTCGGGGCTGCAACACTTGCAAGCGCGCGATGCCGGCGTGGAAGCGCGCGACCTTGTTCGCGCCCACGACCGCGATCCCGGCCGCCGGGTAACGCCCGTTCGTGTCGGTGAGCGTGACGACGTCGCCGGCGAGCAGCGCTTCCATGGCTGCGACGTCGCGCGCGCCGAGCGCCTGCATGAAGCGGCCCATCACCTCGAGCGTGCGCTCGCCGAGATCGCGCGTCGGCGGCTGTCTGCCTGTGTCGTAGCCGGTCATCGCGCTTCGGGCGCGGTGGTGGATGACCCGGACGTTCCCCTCCGAGAGATCGAGCGCTCGTGCGGTCTCCGCGCCCGTGTACTCCAGCACGTCGCGGAGCAGCAACACCGCGCGCTGTACGGGCGTGAGCGCCTCGAGCGCGAGCAGGAACGCGAACGAGACGCTCTCGAGCAGCTCGTAGCGCCCGCTCGTCGACGCCGGTTCGTGCGCGGGCTCGACCAGCAGATCGTCCTCGATCGGCTCGGGAAGCCACGGTCCGCGGTACGCGCGGCGCTTGCGCCGGCGCAGCTCGTCGCGAGACAGGTTCATCGCCACACGCACCAGCCACGGGCGCCACGGATCCTGCGAGCGCGCCGGCGGCGTCTGCAGCGCGCGCTCGAAGGTCTGCTGCACAAGGTCGTCCGCGTCCGCCGCGCTGCCGGTCATGCGGTAGCAGAGCCCGAACAGGAAGCGGCGATTCTCGTCGAAGACCCGCGCCAGCTCCGCGCCGCGCGCGACCGTTCCGCCCGCCCCCTCGCTCATGCGGCCACGCCGAGGCCGCGCGCGGCGACCGCGAGAGACGCGGCCTCGCGGGCGCTGGCGAAGCTCGCGTCGGCGAGCATGCCGCTCGGCCCGACCCAGTCTCCGGCGAGAAACAGATTCGCGATCCCGCCCACCGCGACGGGAGTCCGGCCCGCGAGGCCTCCGCGCGACGCCTGCGGCAGGTCGTGCACGACGACCAGCTCGCGCATCACGCGCCGGACCCGAGCAAGCTTGCGCCAGCCCGGCTGGACCAGGTCGAGCATCGCGTCGAAGCCGGCCTCGAGCTCCTCGCGCGCTGGCGACTCGCCGGGGGCGAGGTAGCGCGCGGCCTGGATCAGCGCGCGCCCGTCGGGCGCGAGGCGGGCCGAGCTCGAGTGCACCGAGAAATAGGTCGGGGCATCGATTCCCAGCGCGAAGCTTCGACTGGGCTCGGGCAGCCGCTCGAGCCCGAGGTCCAGACACGCCGCGCGGACCGGCACGCAAGCCCGCTCGGCCGCGCAGAGGAGCGGATTGCTCCCGTCGTCCACGACCGCGCTCGCCTCGGCCGGCCCGAGCGCGAGGATCACCGCGTCGAAGTCGACGCGCTCGCCGTCGCCGAGCCGAAGCGCGCGAACCCGCCCGTCGTGCTCGACTCCCTCCACGCGCGCCCCGCAGCGAAGCTCGACTCCCGCTCCCCGCGCGCGGCGCTCGAGCGCGTCCACCAGGCTCTGCCAGCCGCCGTCCAGATAGCGCACCCCCGCGCCGGTCCCGAGCGCGAGCTGCGAGATCGCGGCGCCGGCGGAGAGCAGCTCGGGCGCGTTCGCGTAGCCGGTCAGGCGCACGACGGCCTCGACCACCTGGCGCGTGCCGGCGTGGCGCAGCTCGCCGTGCAGGTACTCCGCGAGCGTGACACCGTCGAGTGACGCGGTGTCGATGCGCGGCACGGCCCCGAGAAGCCGCGCGAGCTCGAGCTTCTCGGGGAGCCGCAGCAGCCCGGTCGAGAGCAGCGAGACGAATCCGCCGGGAAGCGCGTGCAGGCGCCCGCCGCGGATCGCGAGCGCTCCGCTGGTCGGAGCGCTCGCGCCCGAGAGCTCGATGCCGAGCTCGCGCAGCGCCGCCTCGGCCGGCCCGCCGCGGTACAGCGCGTGCGGCCCCATGTTGAACAGGAAGCCCTGCTCGTCTCGCGTCCGCGCGCGGCCCCCGGGCTCGGCCATGCGCTCGAAGAGAGTCACCCGCGCGCCGGCGCGCGCGGCGAATGCCGCCGCGGCCAGACCGCCGATACCGCCGCCCACCACCGCCACCGATCCGGTTCGCTCCATCGCGTCTCCTGGCGCGGAATCCCTCCGCTCGAACCTTTCACGCGCGAGCCCGGCGCTTCGTTACACCCCGTCGGACGTCAGGCTGAGGGACGTCAGGCCGAGCCGCGCCGGCAGCTCGAGCATGTCGAAGAACACCTCCGCGCCGGCCGCCTCGAGCTCGCGCGGGTCGGTTCGGGCCGCGAAGCCGAGCACCCGCATCCCCGCCGCGATCCCGGCCTCGACCCCGCGCGGGCTGTCCTCGACCACCGCGCAGGCCCCGGGCGGAGCGCGCAGCGCCGCCGCGGCGTGCAGGAACAGATCGGGCCAGGGCTTGGCCCGGGCCACGTCGGCCGCGCTGAAGATCCGGCCCTCGAAGCGCGGCAGCAGCCCGGTCAGGCCGAGCGTCACCTGCATCTTGTCGCGCCGGCCGCTCGACGCGACGCAGATCGGTGTCGGAATCCGCGCCAGCGCCTCGTGGATTCCCGACACCGGTCGCAGCTCCGCGCGCAGCGCCGCCTCGAGCCGCTCGAAGAAGGCCTCCGTGAAGCCGGGCGGAAGCGCGCGACCGAGCCGGGCTTCGAAGATCTCCACGCACGCGGGCCACGAGTGGCCCATGTAGTCGCGCATCGACGACTCGACCGTGGTCGCGAGCCCGATCGCCGTGAGCTCCTGCGCCAGCACCCGGTTCGAGATCGGCTCGCTGTCGACCAGCACGCCGTCGCAGTCGAAGATCACGAGCTCAGGCGGCGCGGAGCGCTTCGGACTCATGCCTCGGCGGGCTCCGCGACGAGCTTGTATCCGAACGAGCGCACCGAGAGCAGGTGGCGCGGAGTGGAGGGATCCGGCTCGATCAGCTTGCGCAGCCGCAGCACGAAGGTGTCGACCACGCGCGTGCGCGTGTCGGGGTTCAGATCCCAGACCTCCTGCAGGATCTCGCCGCGCGAGACCGCGGTGCCTCGCCGCGACCAGAGCAGGAGCAGGAGCGCCTGCTCCTTGGCCGTGATCGAGATGGTGCGTCCGCCGCGCTCGAGCTCGAAGCGGTCGGGGTGGACCGTGGCGCTGCCGACCACGAACGGCGCGGGCGGCTCGCTGTCTTCGTCCGGGCGCTGGATCCGGCGCAGCAGCGTGCGAGCGCGCGCGAGCAGCACCGGCAGCGAGAACGGCTTGGTCAGGTAGTCGTCGGCGCCGAGGTCGAGCCCGCGCACGATGTCGGCGGCCGCGTCGCGCGCGGTGAGCAGCAGCACGGGGACGCGATTCTCGGCCTTGCGCAGGCGCGAGACGACGTCGAAGCCGGAGATGCCCGGCAGCATCACGTCGAGCAGAACCAGATCGATCGCCGGCGCGCTCACATCGGCGAGCCGCGCGAGCGCGGCTTCTCCGCGCTCCAGGAGCTCGACGCGGTATCCCTCGGCCTCCAGATTGAAGGCCAGGCCGCGTGCGAGGTGCTCCTCGTCCTCAACGACGAGGACGCGTTCGTCCATCGACATTTCCGGGAAGCGTCAGGATGAAGCGGCTGCCCTTGCCCTCGCCCTCGCTCTCGGCGCGCACGCTGCCGCCGTGAGCGCGCGCGACGTTGCGAACGATGTACAGCCCGAGGCCCAGGCCGCGCGCCGCGCGCACCGTCTCCTGCTGCAAGCGCGAGAAGCGCTGGAACACGCGATCGAGCCCGGACGCTGGAATGCCCACGCCCAGGTCCGCGACCTCGATCTCGAGCTTGCGCGCGGACACCGGGCGCACGCGCACGTCCACGCGCACGTCCTCGCCGGCGTAGCGGACCGCGTTGTCGATCAGGTTCCGAAACGCCACTCGAAGCTGCTCCGCGTCGCCCTTCACGCGCGCTCCGGCCGGCACCTCGAGCGTGAGCGCCTTTTCCGCCAGTCCGAAGCGCTCGCGCGCGTCGTCCGCGCAATCGGCGAGCAGCCGCGCGATCTCGACCGGCTCGCGCGAGCCGCGCTTGGGCTCGGTTCGCGCCGCGCTCAGGATCTGGTCGATCGTGCGCTGCAGCCGGTCCAGGTCGTCGGCCATGATCTCCAGGAACTCGCTCCGGCGCGACTCGGGCAGCGAGTGGCCGCGGAGCGTGTCGAGATACAGCCGGAGCGACGCCAGCGGCGTGTGCAGCTCGTGCGTCACCGCGTCCATGAAGTTCTGCTGCCGCTGGTTCAAGCGGATCTCGCGCACCAGCCAGACGGCCTGGAGGATCAGCACGGTGATGATCAGCGTGAAGAAGATCGAGCCCAGGATCAGCAGCGACCAGTGGACCGCGGTGAATCCCTCGGCGAAGGCCTCGAACTCGCGCACGACCAGGATCTGCCAGCCGATCGTCAACACGACCGTGATCACGACGATGGCGACGGTGAGCGTGATCGGGATCGAGACTCGCGGGGCGGCGCGCATCGGCTGCGGATTGTACGCGCCTGCCGGGGCCTGTGTAAGATGCGCCGATGCGGGGGAGGTTGGGCTCACGGATCGGCGCGCTCGCGCTCGCGGCGCTGCTCGCCGCGCCCGCGCGCGCGGAGCTCGATGCCGAGGACGTCGAGATCCGCGTGCTGCTCGCCGAGCAGCAGGCCGAGATGGAGACGCTGCTCGCCGACTGGGTGGACCGGAACACCGGAACCTGGAACACGGCCGGGCTCGAGGCGTTCGCGCCGCTCGTGGCCGAGCAGCTCACCGCGCTCGGCTTCGAGGTCTCGGTCGAGCCGGGCGTGCCGCTCGAGTACCCGGGCCGGAAGGACGCGCGCACCGGGCCGCTGATCGTGGCGCAGCGCAAGGCGCAGATCGCGCCGGAGCGGGCGCGTCACTTCCTGCTCGTGGGCCACGCCGACAGCGTCTTCGAGCCGGACGCGGCGTTCCAGAAATTCTCGCCCGACCCGCTGCGCCCGCGCCGCGCGCTCGGCCCGGGCGTGATCGACATGAAGGGCGGTCTGGTCGTGATGCTCTACGCGCTCCGCGCGCTCGCGGGGAGCGGCGACCTGGCGCGCGCGGACTACACGGTGCTCGTGAACTCCGACGAGGAGATCGGCTCGCTCGGCTCGCGCCCCCGGATCGAGGCCGAGGCGAAGCGCGCGCAGATCGGCTTCGTCTTCGAGCCCTCGCCCGAGAACGGCGAGATGGCGCGCTCGCGGAGCGGCGTCGGCCAGTTCCAGCTCTCGGTCGAAGGCGTCGCCTCGCACGTCGCCACGTCGCAGCGCGACGGGCGCAGCGCGATCGTCGCGCTGGCCCGCAAGGTGATCAATATCGAGTCGCTCACCGACTACGAGCGCGGGGTGATCCTGAACGTCGGCACGATCTCCGGCGGCACCAAGCGCAACATCGTTCCCGCGCACGCCGAGGCCTGGATCGACCTGCGCTACGACGAGCTCGCACAGGGCCAGGAAGTGCAGCGCGAGCTCGAGCGGGG
It encodes:
- the gatC gene encoding Asp-tRNA(Asn)/Glu-tRNA(Gln) amidotransferase subunit GatC, with product MNITRETVLYVARLARLRLREDEVPRMQRDLDAILDYVATLRELDTTGVAPTTHVLEIETPLRADEVRRVLPVAEVVRNAPEHDESAMIVPKVLE
- the mutM gene encoding bifunctional DNA-formamidopyrimidine glycosylase/DNA-(apurinic or apyrimidinic site) lyase translates to MPELPEVEVTRRKLAPSLVGRRIAKVHTTRASYFFLTPPARLARELPGAKLVGLERIGKYLLVGLDDGRRLLLHLGMSGQLVTAGASSVRLLSASKRASLAPEEQTRFRPDAHTHLRLEFDDGGPELLFRDVRKFGKVRLLEKGASDPRLDRLGVDALDVTGARLFEATRGRRVAVKSVLLAQDVIAGVGNIYADEALFAAGIRPRRPAGRLTRIECDALARAIRKVLLRSIETGGSSISDYLAPDGADGAYQDERRVYARGGEPCLVCGTPIRRVVICARSSHYCPRCQR
- the thiI gene encoding tRNA 4-thiouridine(8) synthase ThiI encodes the protein MIPQLKLVVHYAEVGLKGRNRPRFEKTLCENLVRALAPLGRARARRLYGRILLEAPEGAELAAIAARLERVFGVAYFSVATTFEPTREAITAAVDAYVGSRSFTSFGVRVRRIDKALPFRSNELAGELGARIAGKTGARVDLTSPELWVDLHLLHGEAILLHERIAGPGGLPVGCSGRALALVSGGIDSPVAAWLLAKRGCQLSFVHFHSAPWTSDASQRKVRDALTHLAAWTGPADLFMVPFAELQQTIVRDAPAEPRIVLYRRFMVRIAEAIAERVGALALVTGDSVGQVSSQTLANLDTINRAATLPVLRPLVGSDKGEIIDLAKRIGTYEISIEPGEDCCSFLMPRQPATWTRPGPIEAIEQGLDVKMLVEATLSRVDHERIEPS
- a CDS encoding DEAD/DEAH box helicase encodes the protein MTDTGADTALPEELTGFETFAPEIQRAVAEMGWLSPMPVQRRVTPVMRRRRDLIAQAMTGSGKTGAFGLPSLEIIDPTLRAPQVLVLAPTRELALQIENEIKQMGKYLQLETVAVYGGTAYGPQLEAFGRGAQIVVATPGRLLDHLGSGNLKLDKLRVLVFDEADELLSLGFWPDMRELQKYLPKQRVTGLFSATMPQRVVSLARVFLTEPEFVSLTSGGVRAPEEIEHWHFIVAANEKEKALLRILRYEDPDSALIFCNTRDDVRFVTRFLQRNEIDADMIQGEMTQAAREAVMKRIKAGELRVLVATDVAARGIDISDLSHVISYTSPVTPEVYTHRTGRTGRAGKSGTAISLVSGLDIGNFRSLQKVNRIVIPERKLPTEAEVARREAERLGVDIEHHLRDIPLADRPAREETHLATVDALAVTPEGRRLLSAVLFEYLEHRHVATPVHEEKVEAPVEEDRGEPSRPRRRRRRGGGGGRSSR
- a CDS encoding aldo/keto reductase is translated as MKNRRLGRTGLTVSEICMGTMTFGSQADEKESHAILDRADAAGVDFYDVAEIYPVPPDPRWAGRSEEIVGRWLAKRGRRHDVFIATKIAGPSGGWFRAAVRGGRTSLDRHNVEQAIDASLTRLGTDYVDLYQTHWPDPDLPAEAVMEALDRAVQAGKVRYVGCSNESAYGLTKSLWASDRAGLVRYETIQNNFSLLNRRFEDELANVCRREKLGLLAYSPLAGGVLSGKYAGGAFPDGARFSAYRKDAVRGAVMTRRFVNEKTLASTERFAKIAADAGMPLVTLAIAWTLAHDFVGATILGATRVDQLEDSLKAADVTLSADVLAACDAVTRELLYPMG
- a CDS encoding sigma-70 family RNA polymerase sigma factor, which codes for MSEGAGGTVARGAELARVFDENRRFLFGLCYRMTGSAADADDLVQQTFERALQTPPARSQDPWRPWLVRVAMNLSRDELRRRKRRAYRGPWLPEPIEDDLLVEPAHEPASTSGRYELLESVSFAFLLALEALTPVQRAVLLLRDVLEYTGAETARALDLSEGNVRVIHHRARSAMTGYDTGRQPPTRDLGERTLEVMGRFMQALGARDVAAMEALLAGDVVTLTDTNGRYPAAGIAVVGANKVARFHAGIARLQVLQPRVEVRWLNSAPAILGYYDEPITDRFAPAFVTIGELDPAGRVRRIYTVLAPEKIERLLASSPGISPSGTAARGSPRRRPRARRRRASRPRP